In Desulfovibrio gilichinskyi, a genomic segment contains:
- a CDS encoding OmpA/MotB family protein produces MSSEELKSSILPDDIEDDDDDSNEWITTFADLSMLLLVFFILLYSMSEVDAKKFDMTFQSVTKAITGKLDKIATSKSAREEAGEILNQVVTRREIIKAQKKVFEDVKYLQTTKGVEGIMSANFEDGNIIINLPSDVLFNLGEVTLSPQGMQAVASLRDFFVKHADQYINIKGYTDDIQPSAGSRLKDNWEISSLRAVNVLRYLMKLGIKPNRLTATGLGEMDPLVPNNSPRNRQRNRRVVFVLDKILTGP; encoded by the coding sequence ATGAGTAGTGAAGAACTTAAATCTTCTATTTTGCCGGATGATATTGAAGACGATGATGATGATTCCAATGAGTGGATAACTACTTTTGCCGATTTATCTATGCTTTTGCTGGTCTTTTTTATTTTGCTTTATTCTATGTCTGAAGTTGATGCTAAGAAATTTGATATGACATTTCAGTCTGTTACTAAGGCTATTACCGGGAAGCTAGATAAAATAGCTACAAGTAAATCTGCGCGTGAAGAAGCCGGAGAAATTTTAAATCAGGTTGTGACGCGCAGAGAAATTATTAAAGCGCAGAAGAAAGTTTTTGAAGATGTTAAGTATCTCCAGACAACCAAAGGGGTTGAGGGGATTATGAGTGCAAACTTTGAGGACGGGAATATTATTATAAATCTTCCGTCTGATGTATTGTTCAATCTCGGCGAAGTTACTTTGAGCCCACAAGGGATGCAGGCCGTTGCATCGCTTAGAGATTTTTTTGTTAAGCACGCTGATCAGTATATAAATATCAAAGGGTATACTGATGATATTCAGCCTTCCGCAGGCAGTCGTCTTAAAGATAACTGGGAAATTTCTTCGTTGCGTGCCGTTAATGTTCTTAGATATTTGATGAAACTAGGAATTAAGCCGAACAGGCTTACTGCAACCGGACTTGGAGAAATGGACCCGCTTGTTCCGAATAATTCTCCTCGCAACCGGCAGCGTAACAGGCGTGTTGTATTTGTACTGGATAAAATATTAACCGGGCCTTAA
- a CDS encoding biotin attachment protein: MLNIKELLEEIKASPYEEVEISVPHTGKIEFCNLKAGDKVSGPIGEWKEKPGTVLAKLTRERNTKNIYAPEKGEIVSIRQDLEGQFVEAGEVLIKIRHFLSKEEVIHLILKKALFLFNSPEKAKYYFTPEIDTKIKGSGERSVKVRDGLELFIVSRMKRETPLNYAGPEGLIYAVYFHNGDNVDAGQPLIGVCPADQLKHIQEVVNRVQSEWEERD, translated from the coding sequence ATGTTGAATATTAAAGAGCTGCTTGAAGAAATTAAAGCTTCTCCATACGAAGAAGTTGAAATTTCCGTTCCGCATACTGGAAAAATTGAGTTTTGTAATCTTAAAGCCGGTGACAAAGTAAGCGGACCTATCGGGGAATGGAAAGAAAAACCCGGAACCGTGCTTGCCAAGTTGACCAGAGAAAGAAATACCAAAAATATTTATGCTCCTGAAAAAGGCGAAATTGTTTCGATCAGACAGGACCTTGAAGGTCAGTTTGTTGAAGCAGGTGAAGTTCTTATCAAGATTCGCCATTTTCTATCTAAAGAAGAAGTGATACACCTTATTTTGAAGAAGGCTCTTTTTCTTTTTAATTCTCCTGAAAAGGCGAAATATTATTTTACGCCTGAAATTGATACAAAGATTAAAGGGTCCGGTGAACGCTCTGTAAAAGTTCGTGACGGGCTTGAACTTTTTATTGTTTCGCGCATGAAAAGAGAAACTCCTTTGAACTATGCTGGACCTGAAGGTCTTATTTATGCAGTTTATTTTCATAATGGAGACAATGTTGATGCCGGTCAGCCCCTTATCGGAGTTTGTCCCGCTGACCAACTCAAGCATATCCAGGAAGTTGTAAACCGTGTCCAAAGTGAATGGGAAGAAAGAGACTGA
- a CDS encoding PilZ domain-containing protein, with protein sequence MDLSYDSANKARGAFRASVPGLAIRIKGYLASYSVKDFSVNGLAFVAGKDFFEVGKQLHVDLLLGQKEILLGMTCEVVRHIGDGLMGCVFIDLDKYQEERLDKLVLEIQKRMIQLRKKKGAS encoded by the coding sequence ATGGATTTATCTTACGATAGTGCAAATAAGGCGAGGGGAGCCTTTCGGGCAAGTGTTCCGGGGCTTGCTATAAGAATCAAGGGATATCTTGCTTCTTATAGTGTTAAAGATTTCAGTGTAAACGGGCTTGCTTTTGTTGCCGGAAAAGATTTTTTTGAGGTTGGAAAGCAGCTTCACGTAGATTTGCTTTTAGGTCAAAAAGAGATTCTTCTTGGAATGACCTGTGAGGTTGTCAGGCACATTGGAGATGGATTGATGGGCTGTGTCTTTATAGATCTTGATAAGTATCAGGAAGAAAGGCTTGATAAGCTGGTTCTTGAAATTCAAAAACGGATGATTCAGCTTCGCAAGAAAAAAGGCGCATCCTGA
- a CDS encoding biotin carboxylase N-terminal domain-containing protein yields the protein MYSGEHRVLIANRGEIAIRIAKACIELKHRFICVYTEADRDSGHVRFARESGGEKSLYRISSYRDDNEIFSVADNCDATAIHPGYGFFAEDFRFARRVAKRENPLIFIGPSWWVIRELGDKINTKHLARRLKVPTIPGSDKPIYNEIEAIEFADSLFSFQKEQGFKATAIMVKASAGGGGMGIEEVTDQDEFRSAFRRIRNYAKRQFNDEGVLIEQRIYGFNHLEVQIVSERSGKKHVHFGTRNCSIQSSGNQKRIEVAPGFAPEGIDYIFNAADVLERITDHSLSMAKEVGYDNVGTWEWIVTPKGDPFLMEVNTRIQVENGVSAAIASINGNEVDIVREQLRLGLGEELEYSQRDIALKGLALEYRILAENPDDNFSPWVGTISKFGWKEQDWLKVYTQVPTDCDYEIPTEFDPNLALAIVRGDSLQQLRDRGVSFLEGLKLQGADRFGNELQSNISYLKDKTSRILEF from the coding sequence GTGTACAGTGGAGAACATCGGGTACTTATAGCTAACAGAGGTGAAATAGCGATTCGAATTGCTAAAGCCTGTATTGAGCTTAAACATCGTTTTATATGCGTTTATACCGAAGCAGACCGAGACAGCGGTCATGTTCGTTTTGCCCGTGAAAGCGGAGGCGAGAAATCGCTTTACCGTATCAGCTCATACCGTGATGACAATGAGATTTTCAGCGTTGCAGATAACTGTGATGCTACGGCAATTCATCCCGGTTACGGCTTCTTTGCCGAAGATTTCCGCTTTGCCCGCCGCGTTGCCAAAAGAGAGAATCCGCTGATTTTCATAGGTCCTTCATGGTGGGTAATCCGTGAACTTGGCGACAAAATCAATACAAAACATCTTGCCAGACGTCTTAAAGTTCCGACTATTCCCGGCTCTGATAAGCCTATTTATAATGAAATTGAAGCGATTGAATTTGCCGACAGTCTTTTTTCATTCCAAAAAGAACAGGGTTTCAAAGCTACTGCGATTATGGTTAAAGCCTCTGCCGGCGGCGGGGGAATGGGAATTGAAGAAGTCACTGATCAGGATGAATTTCGTTCTGCTTTCAGACGGATCCGTAATTATGCCAAAAGGCAGTTTAATGATGAAGGTGTGCTGATCGAACAGCGCATTTACGGATTTAATCATCTTGAAGTTCAGATCGTTTCTGAACGGTCCGGTAAAAAACATGTTCATTTCGGGACTCGTAACTGCTCTATTCAGAGCAGCGGTAATCAAAAACGGATTGAAGTAGCACCGGGATTTGCACCTGAAGGCATTGATTACATTTTTAATGCTGCGGATGTGCTTGAGCGCATTACAGACCATTCGCTTTCAATGGCAAAAGAAGTCGGATATGACAATGTGGGGACATGGGAGTGGATTGTAACGCCTAAAGGTGATCCTTTTCTTATGGAAGTTAATACCAGAATTCAGGTAGAAAACGGCGTTTCTGCTGCCATTGCAAGTATCAACGGGAATGAGGTTGATATAGTTCGCGAACAGTTGCGGCTGGGCCTTGGTGAGGAGTTAGAATACTCCCAAAGGGATATTGCACTTAAAGGGCTTGCACTTGAATACCGTATTCTGGCTGAAAATCCTGATGACAATTTTTCTCCGTGGGTAGGGACTATTTCTAAATTCGGCTGGAAAGAACAGGACTGGCTTAAAGTTTATACACAGGTTCCAACTGATTGTGATTATGAAATCCCGACGGAATTTGACCCAAACTTAGCACTTGCGATTGTCCGTGGAGATTCATTGCAACAGCTCCGTGATAGAGGAGTCTCTTTTCTAGAAGGATTGAAATTGCAGGGGGCAGATCGCTTCGGAAATGAGCTGCAATCTAATATCTCGTATTTAAAAGATAAAACCTCCAGAATATTAGAGTTTTAA
- a CDS encoding acetyl-CoA carboxylase carboxyl transferase subunit alpha/beta, translated as MKTDKRIDALNKRLDYIKDVFKNQENANVAMLSSELSECNESRLKISHQDSERQLVRIENLFSFLEAKLEKELTPMDRVRIVRHPQRICLTDILENVYDNYTELGGLGEFSIDPSMVIAQACIARRVGNKIVNQPVMVIGQEKGHGQEFRNGGSVKPWGNAKALHYMKVAEAEGIPIHTYIFTPGSYPVEDYPGAAQQIAKNIYGMSRVNVPIVAVISEGGSGGAEAIGLADRRLMLSHGYYSVISPEGAAAIEANLSGGERVSEELIANCARKLCITAEDNFGLGYVDKIIQEPVLGAKPYHYDFFRNLRSELIRATNDVCASAGWAASIRPKWLSYKNSENGQDPFMRWELSGGARARLIELRHNKFRNLSTSAYMDNRSIFLKVGSALQGIAWSTRSWVLYNLVGRGIRFAKQGVEGIQAEAHLIKNRTSHLLKNGNSENSTENKISPEMRDKLLCLSGPSGGPCLEEGQWKYRSPQAAADRTLTCPNSKEEGCLDQWGPDLFGDFGGVCSNCGHHFPMEYQWYLYNVFNYAEGFEFNSGIESANPLDYEGFDLKLNEVRKKTGLRSSCITFETRMNDINAIVICIAASFRGGSIGAAEGEKIIRAAERAQRKQLPLITYVHGTAGIRIQEGTHGVMQMPRCTMAVRRYMDAGGLYLVVYDTNSYGGSVASFLGCSPYQFGIRSSRIGFAGPRVISETTGINVHPNYHIAWNALARGHIQGIWDRREMGKNVYQSLLTMGGRNLYYR; from the coding sequence ATGAAAACTGATAAGCGCATTGATGCGCTGAATAAACGACTGGATTACATTAAAGATGTTTTCAAAAATCAGGAAAATGCAAATGTTGCTATGCTCAGTTCTGAGCTTAGTGAATGTAACGAGTCGCGTTTAAAAATTTCTCATCAGGATTCAGAACGTCAGCTTGTCAGGATTGAGAATCTGTTCAGTTTTCTTGAAGCCAAGCTTGAGAAAGAGCTGACCCCCATGGACAGAGTCCGCATTGTAAGGCATCCTCAGCGGATTTGTCTGACAGATATTTTAGAGAATGTTTATGATAATTACACTGAGCTCGGCGGGCTTGGTGAGTTCAGTATTGACCCGTCAATGGTTATTGCGCAGGCGTGCATAGCCAGAAGGGTCGGTAATAAAATAGTGAATCAGCCGGTTATGGTTATCGGGCAGGAAAAGGGACACGGGCAGGAATTTCGCAACGGCGGATCAGTCAAGCCTTGGGGGAACGCTAAGGCTTTGCATTACATGAAAGTCGCTGAAGCGGAAGGAATTCCAATTCATACCTATATTTTCACTCCCGGTTCGTATCCTGTCGAAGATTATCCCGGCGCCGCGCAGCAGATAGCAAAAAATATTTATGGAATGAGCCGGGTAAATGTACCGATAGTTGCCGTAATTTCCGAGGGAGGATCGGGAGGAGCAGAAGCTATAGGTCTTGCCGACCGTAGGCTGATGCTTTCGCATGGATATTATTCCGTAATTTCTCCTGAAGGAGCTGCTGCAATTGAAGCTAATCTGAGCGGCGGTGAGCGGGTCAGTGAAGAGTTAATTGCAAACTGCGCGCGTAAACTATGCATTACGGCTGAAGATAACTTCGGACTGGGGTATGTGGATAAAATTATTCAGGAACCTGTTCTTGGTGCAAAACCTTATCATTATGATTTTTTTAGAAATTTAAGATCTGAGCTCATTCGCGCGACTAATGACGTCTGCGCGTCCGCCGGATGGGCCGCTTCAATTAGACCGAAATGGCTTAGCTATAAGAACAGCGAAAACGGACAAGATCCATTCATGCGCTGGGAGTTAAGCGGTGGAGCCAGAGCCAGACTCATTGAACTGCGCCATAATAAATTCAGAAACCTTTCGACTTCTGCGTATATGGATAATCGCTCGATTTTCCTGAAAGTTGGCTCTGCCTTGCAGGGAATTGCGTGGTCTACCAGATCATGGGTTTTGTATAATCTTGTAGGGCGTGGAATCCGTTTCGCTAAGCAGGGAGTTGAAGGTATTCAGGCCGAGGCCCATCTGATTAAAAACCGCACTTCCCACCTGCTTAAAAACGGGAATAGTGAAAACTCTACTGAAAATAAAATTTCACCGGAAATGAGAGATAAACTTTTGTGTCTATCAGGTCCGAGCGGTGGACCGTGTCTGGAAGAGGGGCAATGGAAATACAGAAGCCCGCAGGCGGCCGCAGACAGGACATTAACCTGTCCTAACTCTAAAGAAGAAGGCTGCCTTGACCAATGGGGACCGGATCTCTTCGGTGATTTCGGCGGGGTATGCAGTAATTGCGGTCATCATTTTCCTATGGAGTATCAGTGGTATCTTTATAATGTTTTTAATTATGCTGAAGGGTTTGAATTTAATTCAGGAATAGAATCTGCTAATCCCCTTGATTACGAAGGATTTGATCTTAAGCTTAATGAAGTCCGTAAAAAAACAGGGCTTCGTTCTTCGTGCATAACTTTCGAAACTCGCATGAATGATATAAATGCCATTGTAATCTGTATTGCTGCGTCGTTCAGAGGCGGGTCCATCGGAGCGGCGGAAGGTGAAAAAATTATCCGCGCAGCTGAGCGGGCTCAGCGCAAGCAGTTACCGCTTATAACCTATGTTCACGGGACTGCCGGAATACGGATACAGGAAGGAACGCACGGCGTTATGCAGATGCCGCGCTGTACAATGGCAGTACGCAGATATATGGACGCTGGTGGACTCTACCTTGTTGTTTACGATACTAATTCTTACGGTGGATCGGTAGCCAGTTTTCTTGGATGTTCTCCGTATCAGTTCGGGATAAGATCTTCACGGATCGGTTTTGCCGGACCGCGCGTAATCAGCGAAACAACGGGCATAAACGTTCATCCTAATTATCATATTGCTTGGAATGCACTTGCCAGAGGACATATTCAGGGAATATGGGACCGCAGGGAAATGGGTAAAAATGTGTATCAATCCCTCTTGACCATGGGGGGTAGAAACCTCTACTACCGTTAA
- a CDS encoding single-stranded DNA-binding protein, protein MAGSMNKVILIGRIGQDPKISYTTSGQAVASFSVATDEGYKDRNSGQKVEKTEWHNIVAWRGTAEFVSKYLSKGRLVMVEGKLQTDKWQDKNGQDRYTTKIQATNVQGLDSRQGDGGYQGQQDQYSPQAQQGQYNQQPQQSQQNQYNQHPQQNTYNNNAPQQQNGGPQDEDLGPAFPSEASGMDEVPF, encoded by the coding sequence ATGGCTGGAAGCATGAACAAAGTTATTCTGATTGGGCGTATTGGACAAGATCCTAAAATTTCATACACAACCTCCGGTCAGGCTGTGGCTAGTTTTTCAGTTGCCACTGATGAAGGGTATAAAGATCGTAATTCAGGGCAGAAAGTTGAAAAAACTGAATGGCACAATATTGTAGCATGGCGTGGTACTGCAGAATTTGTAAGCAAGTATCTTAGCAAGGGCCGTTTGGTTATGGTTGAAGGTAAGTTGCAGACTGATAAATGGCAGGATAAAAACGGGCAAGACCGCTATACAACTAAGATTCAGGCTACCAATGTTCAAGGTCTGGACAGCCGTCAGGGTGACGGTGGATATCAAGGCCAACAGGATCAGTACAGCCCTCAGGCTCAGCAAGGCCAATACAATCAGCAGCCACAGCAAAGCCAGCAGAACCAGTATAACCAGCATCCTCAGCAGAATACTTACAACAACAATGCTCCGCAGCAGCAGAACGGCGGACCGCAGGATGAAGATCTTGGACCTGCATTTCCTTCTGAAGCAAGCGGAATGGACGAAGTTCCATTCTGA